One window of uncultured Methanoregula sp. genomic DNA carries:
- a CDS encoding RDD family protein — translation MAEDPQESGPVCISQVPEKTLYLAKWSSRFWAWLIDIILITLFLNIVHGILEPIWILPFYWDIPHWDPFALGFQTIFFFLYWTVMEGFRGQSIGKMVMNLKVVNRDGTRINYGKAAIESLGKTFVPILILDCLIGWIAMHETKLRVFNRISNTIVIKTDYKEPAGILYVKEKE, via the coding sequence ATGGCAGAAGATCCTCAGGAATCCGGACCGGTCTGTATCAGCCAGGTTCCGGAAAAGACACTCTATCTGGCGAAATGGAGCTCGCGATTCTGGGCGTGGCTCATCGATATCATTCTCATCACCCTCTTTTTGAATATCGTTCACGGGATCCTTGAACCGATCTGGATTTTACCATTCTACTGGGATATCCCCCACTGGGATCCGTTCGCGCTCGGGTTCCAGACGATCTTCTTCTTCCTGTACTGGACCGTTATGGAAGGATTCCGGGGCCAGTCCATTGGAAAGATGGTGATGAACCTCAAAGTAGTCAACCGGGACGGGACACGGATCAACTACGGGAAAGCAGCCATCGAAAGCCTCGGGAAAACCTTTGTCCCGATCCTTATCCTCGACTGCCTGATCGGCTGGATTGCCATGCACGAGACCAAGCTCAGGGTATTCAACCGGATCTCCAACACGATTGTCATCAAGACCGACTACAAGGAACCCGCGGGCATCCTGTACGTCAAGGAAAAAGAGTAA